The following proteins are encoded in a genomic region of Spirosoma sp. SC4-14:
- the lepA gene encoding translation elongation factor 4: MKHIRNFCIIAHIDHGKSTLADRLLEFTKTVGSRDMQAQLLDDMDLERERGITIKSHAIQMDYMYNGELYTLNLIDTPGHVDFSYEVSRSIAACEGALLLVDASQGTEAQTISNLYLALNNDLVIIPVLNKIDLPGAMPEEIKDEMVDLLGCDRNDIIPASGKEGIGVPEILAAIVERIPPPKGDPDAPLQALIFDSHFNSYRGIEVIFRVKNGRIRKGDKVKFMNTGKEYFADEIGTLRLTQEPKDVIECGDVGYLISGIKVAKEVKVGDTVTTIDNPAKTAIQGFSEVKPMVFAGIYPVETSEFEDLRDAMEKLQLNDAALVWEPETSAALGFGFRCGFLGMLHMEIVQERLEREFDMTVITTVPSVRFEVLTTKGQEIQVSAPADMPEPNLIDFIEEPFIRAQIITKAEYVGGIMSLCMDKRSILKNQVYLTADRVELQFEMPLAEVVFDFFDKLKTISRGYASLDYEFMDNRESDMVKLDVMLNGDKVDALSAIVHRSKSYEWGKKLCEKLRELIPRQQFEIAIQAAIGQKIIARETLSALRKDVLAKCYGGDISRKRKLLEKQKKGKKRMRQVGNVEIPQEAFMAVLKIN, encoded by the coding sequence GGTATTACCATCAAGAGCCATGCCATTCAAATGGATTATATGTACAACGGCGAGTTGTATACACTAAATCTGATCGATACGCCTGGTCACGTCGATTTTAGCTACGAAGTATCGCGGTCAATTGCTGCCTGCGAGGGTGCTCTCCTACTCGTTGATGCCTCACAGGGTACCGAAGCACAGACAATCTCCAACCTGTATCTGGCACTTAACAACGATCTGGTCATTATTCCTGTGCTGAATAAGATTGACCTGCCCGGTGCTATGCCCGAAGAAATTAAAGACGAGATGGTCGACCTGCTGGGCTGCGACCGTAACGACATCATTCCGGCATCGGGTAAAGAAGGAATCGGCGTTCCCGAAATCCTGGCTGCCATCGTCGAACGGATTCCCCCACCGAAAGGCGACCCTGATGCTCCGCTGCAAGCCCTTATTTTCGACTCACATTTTAACTCTTACCGAGGTATTGAAGTTATTTTTCGGGTTAAAAACGGCCGCATTCGCAAGGGAGACAAGGTGAAATTCATGAATACCGGCAAAGAGTATTTTGCCGATGAGATTGGAACTCTACGTCTGACCCAGGAGCCCAAAGACGTTATCGAATGTGGCGATGTAGGGTACCTGATATCAGGTATTAAAGTGGCTAAAGAAGTAAAGGTGGGCGATACCGTTACAACCATCGACAACCCGGCTAAAACTGCCATTCAGGGCTTCTCAGAAGTTAAACCGATGGTATTTGCCGGTATCTATCCGGTAGAAACCAGCGAATTTGAAGACTTGCGTGATGCGATGGAAAAGCTTCAGCTCAACGATGCTGCTCTGGTTTGGGAACCCGAAACATCGGCGGCTTTGGGCTTTGGGTTCCGTTGTGGCTTCCTGGGAATGCTGCACATGGAAATTGTACAGGAGCGACTGGAACGTGAGTTCGACATGACTGTCATCACTACCGTACCATCGGTACGGTTTGAGGTATTAACAACCAAAGGCCAGGAAATTCAGGTATCGGCACCAGCCGATATGCCCGAACCAAACCTGATCGACTTCATTGAAGAACCGTTCATTAGAGCCCAGATCATTACGAAGGCCGAATACGTTGGCGGAATCATGAGCTTGTGTATGGACAAACGAAGTATTCTCAAAAATCAGGTTTACCTGACTGCCGATCGGGTTGAACTCCAGTTTGAGATGCCATTGGCAGAAGTTGTATTCGATTTTTTCGATAAACTCAAAACAATTTCCCGTGGTTATGCTTCGCTTGATTATGAGTTTATGGACAATCGCGAATCGGACATGGTGAAGCTGGATGTGATGCTCAACGGCGATAAAGTCGATGCGTTATCGGCCATCGTTCACCGGTCAAAATCGTATGAATGGGGTAAAAAACTGTGCGAGAAGCTTCGGGAATTAATTCCACGCCAACAGTTCGAAATAGCTATTCAGGCCGCTATCGGTCAGAAAATCATTGCCCGTGAGACCCTAAGCGCACTTCGCAAAGACGTGTTGGCAAAGTGCTATGGCGGTGATATTTCGCGGAAACGTAAACTGCTCGAAAAACAGAAAAAAGGAAAGAAACGGATGCGGCAGGTCGGCAATGTAGAAATTCCGCAGGAAGCCTTTA